The Arctopsyche grandis isolate Sample6627 chromosome 7, ASM5162203v2, whole genome shotgun sequence genome includes a window with the following:
- the Col4a1 gene encoding collagen type IV alpha 1, protein MTHSAAASVLAALACLVVSVNGQYWNTWSASAGSGNQTRVGLYGRPDIQNTIGNMDIVDTASGSGSAPKNCTGPGCCIPKCFAEKGARGYNGPPGLAGAKGQQGHPGVEGSVGPIGNKGDMGTQGPRGPKGDRGKMGMPGFTGINGVPGLPGPHGIPGIPGVDGCNGTDGTPGESGPPGYVGPRGYPGATGDKGDKGTPAHTGVHNKGEKGEPGADGARGLTGPPGPSGESGRTGIKGNIGPMGPVGPKGDKGSKGIAGQSYVGSKGERGDKGDRGQRGPSPTLNLYNEPKGIVRGVPGESGQKGDKGDGGEIGLKGDKGNMGTDGDVGIIGMKGEKGLPGSPGPRGRDGFPGPIGAMGQKGDRGIDGIPGLGGRPGSKGEPGRDGTTGQPGLRGPAGPPGGGKGTPGPPGPAGPQGYPGPPGPKGLDGYPGENGPRGPMGLTGGKGIPGTPGIEGAPGEKGTKGDPGKMGFPGPAGQIGYPGPQGNQGPRGFTGEKGVSIMGAKGMDGVSGRDGDKGQKGEKGYPGLRGLPGDSSLGISGAPGLEGPIGETGQSGRPGIPGTPGTPGTKGDIGGRCSDCRPGGRGEKGEPGLHGKPGIPGSRGLPGDTGASGERGVDGRDGLPGPQGPPGERGITGAPGPEGSAGKSAMVPLNQLKGEKGIPGITGQKGEVGHDGPRGPIGPIGTRGPLGGRGQKGEPGLKGYPGSEGSPGTSGIPGNPGENGLSIKGERGYAGDKGDKGGKGSSGRMGIKGEPGNCAPLNLKDPEKGDRGYQGEKGAPGDAGQQGYPGEKGLIGLRGEIGLAGLPGSPGPVGARGLPGPRGEKGQIGPMGFKGEPGRDGPRGNPGISGSKGLKGEPGISMAGPEGPLGPVGLKGEKGLRGSPGKPGSDGWPGAKGIEGEKGDRGVPGLKGLTGPFGEKGDSGPVGPPGFPGAPGRAGKDCMQGERGPSGEKGNIGLTGFPGVTGEKGQTGNDGPRGFPGPRGKPGLTGAAGLNGLPGEKGERGEKGIAGNPGTPGLDGLPGDRGVLGLKGDIGPSGFPGPTGPPGPYGEKGDIGLAGLPGRKGEPGFASEKGQKGEPGLSGLKGLDGFPGLPGGPGPKGDTGFPGIGVAGEPGLKGDRGNDGSEGLAGEMGEKGNQGFPGRDGEKGNTGLTGERGFPGSPGLDGRPGLDGDIGLPGLNGLTGEKGNTGFSGRDGEDGPRGERGLTGYTGPVGPSGLPGMQGERGPPGPTVDVKGEKGEPGIPGAPGREGEKGIAGFIGMTGQIGEKGERGYTGAPGLRGIIGIQGEKGESGPGGPDGRPGLTITGEKGLPGLPGKHGREGLAGAPGEKGELGLPGLPGTRGQAGIPGSPGMRGEKGERGDEGLAGPPGFSGPPGPPGPSGLTGERGQKGDTGAPGRYLTGQKGDRGLPGLSGLPGINGEKGDRGLPGPPGLVGLRGMTGEKGSQGIAGRVGLQGVPGQKGDKGMAGYSPPPAEKGERGPTGPPGMAGKIGLPGSPGLRGLDGIPGEKGNPGLDGLPGPVGPPGEIGLTGSIGLQGIVGLDGEVGERGSPGAPCVESPDYLTGILLVKHSQTEIIPQCEPGHIKIWDGYSLLYVEGDEKAHNQDLGSAGSCVQKFSTMPFLFCDINDVCNYASRNDRSYWLSTSAAIPMMPVSENEITKFISRCSVCEAPANVIAIHSQSLQVPDCPNGWNGLWIGYSFVMHTAAGGEGGGQALASPGSCLEDFRATPFIECNGAQGSCHYFANTLSFWLAVIEDTEQFSTPRKETLKAGNLRSKVSRCQVCIKNT, encoded by the exons tGTGCTTGCGGCTCTGGCATGTCTTGTTGTTTCTGTAAATGGT caATATTGGAACACTTGGTCTGCATCAGCTGGGTCTGGAAATCAGACTCGTGTTGGTTTGTATGGCAGGCCTGACATTCAAAATACTATCGGAAATATGGATATAGTGGACACAGCATCAGGAAGTGGATCAGCTCCTAAAAATTGTACCGGACCTGGATGTTGCATACCGAAATGTTTTGCGGAGAAAGGAGCACGG ggCTATAATGGTCCGCCTGGACTTGCGGGAGCTAAAGGTCAACAGGGACACCCTGGTGTTGAAGGTTCAGTGGGCCCTATTGGGAACAAAGGAGATATGGGTACCCAAGGTCCTAGAGGACCAAAAGGTGATAGAGGCAAGATGGGAATGCCTGGCTTTACGGGAATTAATGGAGTGCCCGGCTTACCAGGTCCACATGGCATACCTGGTATTCCTGGTGTTGATGGCTGTAATGGAACTGAT GGAACTCCTGGAGAAAGTGGGCCTCCTGGATATGTGGGCCCTCGTGGATATCCTGGTGCAACTGGTGATAAGGGAGATAAAGGAACACCAGCTCATACAGGTGTTCATAATAAAGGAGAAAAAGGCGAGCCAGGTGCAGACGGTGCACGAGGTCTTACCGGTCCACCAGGACCATCAGGAGAATCTGGACGAACTGGAATTAAAGGAAACATTGGACCAATG ggTCCCGTTGGTCCTAAAGGTGATAAAGGATCAAAAGGAATAGCAGGTCAGTCATATGTTGGATCGAAAGGTGAACGAGGAGATAAAGGTGATCGAGGTCAACGTGGCCCCAGCCCAActcttaatttatataatgaacCTAAGGGAATCGTAAGAGGAGTACCAGGTGAATCGGGTCAAAAAGGAGACAAAGGAGATGGTGGTGAAATAGGACTTAAAGGTGACAAAGGAAATATGGGCACAGACGGCGATGTCGGAATTATAGGTATGAAAGGAGAAAAAGGACTTCCAGGTTCACCTGGTCCAAGG GGCAGAGATGGTTTTCCTGGACCTATAGGTGCTATGGGTCAAAAGGGTGATCGAGGTATTGATGGAATCCCAGGATTAGGTGGAAGGCCAGGAAGTAAAGGAGAGCCTGGAAGGGATGGTACTACAGGACAACCTGGTTTACGCGGTCCCGCTGGTCCACCAGGAGGAGGAAAAGGTACTCCAGGACCACCAGGTCCAGCAGGACCTCAAGGTTACCCTGGTCCACCAGGACCTAAGGGATTAGATGGGTATCCCGGAGAAAATGGACCCAGAGGACCAATGGGTTTGACTGGAGGAAAGGGAATTCCAGGTACACCTGGTATTGAAGGAGCCCCAGGAGAAAAGGGAACAAAAGGAGACCCAGGAAAAATGGGTTTTCCAGGACCAGCTGGCCAAATTGGTTATCCTGGCCCCCAAGGAAATCAAGGACCACGGGGATTCACTGGTGAAAAAGGAGTTTCTATTATG ggAGCTAAAGGAATGGATGGTGTCTCTGGAAGAGATGGTGATAAAGGCCAAAAGGGAGAGAAAGGTTACCCTGGCCTTAGAGGGTTGCCAGGTGATTCATCGCTTGGAATAAGTGGCGCACCTGGCTTAGAGGGTCCAATTGGTGAAACAGGACAATCCGGACGACCTGGTATTCCAGGAACTCCTGGTACTCCTGGTACAAAAGGTGACATTGGAGGTCGCTGTTCTGATTGCAGACCGGGTGGTCGAGGAGAAAAGGGAGAACCCGGTCTACATGGTAAACCAGGAATTCCTGGTAGTCGTGGATTACCAGGTGATACGGGAGCTTCAGGGGAAAGAGGTGTTGACGGCCGAGATGGTTTACCTGGACCCCAAGGACCACCT ggcGAAAGAGGTATTACTGGGGCTCCAGGACCAGAAGGATCTGCTGGAAAGTCTGCAATGGTTCCCTTAAATCAACTTAAAGGAGAGAAAGGTATTCCAGGTATTACTGGTCAGAAAGGTGAAGTGGGACATGATGGACCAAGAGGACCAATTGGTCCTATTGGAACAAGAGGACCACTTGGAGGCCGAGGCCAAAAGGGTGAACCTGGCTTAAAAGGATATCCTGGAAGTGAGGGATCTCCTGGTACTTCTGGAATTCCAGGGAATCCTGGTGAAAACGGACTAAGTATCAAAGGAGAGCGAGGATATGCAGGAGACAAAGGTGATAAGGGTGGTAAGGGTAGTTCTGGACGCATGGGTATTAAAGGTGAACCAGGAAACTGTGCCCCATTAAATCTTAAAGATCCCGAGAAAGGTGATAGGGGTTATCAAGGGGAAAAAGGTGCACCTGGTGATGCGGGTCAACAAGGCTATCCAGGTGAAAAGGGTTTGATAGGTTTACGAGGAGAAATTGGTTTGGCAGGATTACCAGGTTCTCCAGGACCCGTAGGGGCAAGAGGACTACCCGGGCCGAGAGGTGAAAAGGGCCAAATTGGACCTATGGGATTCAAAGGAGAGCCTGGAAGAGACGGTCCAAGAGGAAATCCTGGAATTTCTGGATCAAAAGGTTTGAAAGGAGAGCCAGGAATATCTATGGCAGGACCTGAAGGACCTTTGGGTCCTGTTGGATTAAAGGGAGAAAAAGGATTGAGGGGCTCACCGGGTAAACCGGGATCTGATGGATGGCCAGGTGCAAAGGGAATAGAAGGTGAAAAAGGGGATAGAGGTGTACCAGGGTTAAAAGGTTTAACTGGACCTTTTGGAGAAAAGGGTGACTCGGGTCCTGTTGGCCCGCCTGGATTCCCCGGTGCTCCAGGAAGAGCTGGAAAAGACTGCATGCAAGGTGAGCGTGGTCCGTCAGGAGAGAAAGGCAATATAGGATTAACAGGTTTCCCAGGTGTAACTGGTGAAAAGGGACAAACTGGAAATGACGGACCTAGAGGTTTCCCAGGACCAAGAGGAAAACCAGGATTAACAGGAGCAGCTGGATTAAATGGGTTACCTGGAGAAAAGGGTGAGCGTGGGGAGAAAGGTATAGCTGGAAATCCAGGTACTCCAGGACTGGATGGCTTACCTGGAGATCGGGGAGTCCTAGGATTAAAGGGTGACATAGGGCCATCAGGTTTTCCAGGACCTACTGGACCTCCTGGTCCATATGGAGAAAAGGGAGACATCGGTCTTGCTGGACTACCAGGAAGAAAAGGAGAACCAGGTTTTGCCTCAGAAAAAGGTCAGAAGGGGGAGCCTGGTTTATCTGGATTAAAAGGACTCGATGGATTTCCTGGTTTACCTGGCGGTCCAGGTCCAAAAGGAGATACTGGTTTCCCAGGAATTGGTGTAGCTGGAGAGCCTGGTCTAAAGGGAGATAGAGGAAATGATGGATCAGAGGGATTAGCTGGCGAAATGGGTGAAAAAGGAAATCAAGGATTCCCAGGTCGCGATGGAGAAAAGGGAAATACCGGTCTAACAGGGGAAAGAGGTTTTCCAGGATCACCTGGATTAGATGGTCGTCCTGGTTTAGATGGGGACATTGGACTTCCAGGTCTCAATGGCTTAACCGGAGAAAAAGGAAATACTGGATTTTCAGGACGTGATGGTGAAGATGGACCTAGAGGTGAAAGAGGATTGACTGGGTACACGGGTCCTGTTGGTCCATCTGGATTACCAGGTATGCAAGGCGAACGTGGTCCTCCAGGTCCAACGGTAGATGTCAAAGGCGAAAAGGGAGAACCAGGAATACCAGGCGCACCTGGACGAGAAGGAGAAAAGGGTATTGCAGGTTTTATCGGAATGACTGGACAAATTGGAGAAAAAGGTGAAAGGGGTTACACTGGTGCTCCAGGTCTACGGGGCATAATTGGTATTCAGGGCGAAAaag gTGAATCTGGTCCAGGTGGTCCAGATGGAAGACCAGGATTAACTATCACAGGAGAAAAAGGTTTACCTGGTCTCCCAGGTAAACATGGTAGGGAAGGTTTAGCTGGAGCACCTGGCGAAAAGGGTGAGTTAGGGCTTCCAGGTCTTCCAGGTACTCGAGGACAAGCAGGTATTCCAGGTTCCCCAGGTATGAGAGGTGAAAAAGGAGAAAGAGGTGATGAAGGATTGGCGGGTCCACCAGGTTTTAGTGGTCCACCAGGTCCTCCAGGACCATCAGGTCTCACAGGAGAGCGTGGACAAAAAGGAGATACGGGAGCACCGGGACGATATTTAACTGGACAAAAGGGCGATAGAGGTCTTCCAGGTTTATCTGGATTACCTGGAATTAATGGAGAAAAAGGAGATAGGGGTCTCCCAGGACCTCCAGGCTTAGTAGGACTAAGAGGGATGACAGGAGAAAAGGGATCCCAAGGAATTGCTGGTCGAGTTGGTCTTCAAGGAGTACCTGGACAAAAAGGTGACAAGGGAATGGCTGGATACTCTCCACCGCCTGCAGAAAAAGGCGAAAGAGGCCCTACTGGTCCTCCAGGAATGGCTGGAAAAATCGGTCTTCCAGGATCTCCTGGTTTGAGAGGATTAGATGGAATTCCTGGTGAAAAAGGAAATCCTGGATTAGATGGTCTTCCAGGTCCTGTAGGACCACCCGGAGAAATTGGGTTAACAGGATCTATAGGTTTGCAAGGTATTGTTGGATTAGATGGCGAAGTTGGTGAAAGAGGCTCTCCTGGTGCACCCTGCGTAGAAAGTCCAGATTATTTAACTGGAATTTTACTTGTAAAACacagtcaaactgaaataattcCGCAGTGTGAACCTGGCCATATTAAAATTTGGGATGGATACTCCCTCCTCTACGTAGAAGGTGATGAAAAGGCACACAATCAAGATCTCGGTAGTGCTGGTTCCTGTGTTCAGAAATTTAGCACAATGCCGTTCTTATTCTGTGACATTAATGACGTGTGTAATTATGCAAGCAGAAATGATCGATCATATTGGTTATCAACATCAGCAGCTATACCTATGATGCCTGTTTCTGAAAATGAAATAACGAAATTTATTTCCCGCTGTTCAGTTTGTGAAGCACCTGCTAATGTAATTGCAATTCATAGTCAATCTCTTCAAGTGCCTGATTGTCCCAATGGATGGAATGGATTGTGGATTGGTTACAGTTTTGTAATG CATACCGCAGCGGGTGGTGAAGGTGGAGGTCAAGCTTTGGCCAGCCCTGGATCATGCCTTGAAGATTTCCGTGCGACACCATTTATAGAATGTAATGGTGCACAAGGCTCATGTCACTATTTCGCCAACACATTGAGTTTCTGGCTAGCAGTAATAGAAGACACCGAACAGTTTAGTACGCCGAGGAAAGAAACTCTAAAAGCAGGAAATCTGCGATCAAAAGTTTCAAGATGTCAAGTTTGCATTAAAAATACGTGA